In the genome of Oceanispirochaeta sp., the window ACTCATGGTGATTATAAAAAACATCACAGTCAGTAGGTTGAGAGGTCTGATTATTAAGAACCCTTTTCTGATATAATTCATAACATATCTCCCCGCATTGAATCATTGTTGTTCTTTTTTAGTATAGTACCAGCAAACTTAAAAGTAAATCATGTGTCTACTCTTATCCGTAAGATGATTTTTTTCCTGAACTCTCTGTCTTTAAAAATAACTGGTAAGCTGTCAAATAGATTGAAAGGGGCGGAAAAAATCAGTACATTAATGGAATGGCAGGACAAAACAGCTTTGATAGCGATTTTTTAAATCAGGTGGACGAAGGGCTCAAAGAGCCTGATATGTACAGAGTCCTTCTGTTGAATGATGACTATACAACTCAGGACTTTGTTGTAGAAGTTCTAGTGACGATTTTTCATAAACAGCCCGTGGATGCGACCCGGATCATGCTGGATGTGCATAAAAAAGGACGTGGTATGGTGGGTTTGTTTACCTTCGATATCGCTTCGACTAAGGTTAAGCAGGTAAAAGAGCTGGCTAAACAGAGGGAATACCCCTTGAAATGCGTCATGGAGAAGGCTTGAGATATGGATATCAGTCAGGAACTACAGATTATTGTCAACGCGGCCTATCAGGAGGCCAGAAGCCGGAAGCATGAGTATTTTACTCCCGAGCATCTTCTGCTGACGACTCTTGATTTTGATGCTCCCAGAGAAATGCTTGAATCCTGCGGTGCAGATCCGGATCTGATCATCGAACAGCTTGAGGAATTTTTCACCAAAAATATTGAGGTAGTCAGTGGCGCCGAGCCGGTGCAGTCAGAAGGATTACAGAATATTATTGAGCGATCCATGCTCCAGATGAGCTCGGCAGGAAAAGACATCATTCACATCGGCGATCTCCTGGTGGCTATTCTGGATGAGCCTGAAAGTTTTGCCTCCTATTATATGAAGAAATCCGGTGTTAACCGTCTTGAACTCCTCAGTGTAGTTTCTCATCCCATCGAAGATGAGCTTGAAGGCGTCAATTCCATGGACTCTGATTCGGAAGACGCTGCCGAAGAGCTTTCATCCCAGGAGGGCCGCGGACACCGACAGGACCGCAAGAGTAAATCGGCCCTTGCACAGTACACAACCGACCTGACCAGGCTGGCGGAAGAGGGGAAACTGGAACCCCTGATTGGACGGGAAGACATTCTGGAGCGGACCATACAGATCCTTTCACGCCGGTTGAAGAATAATCCTGTGCATGTGGGGGAACCGGGTGTCGGCAAAACAGCCCTCACCGAAGGTCTTGCCTACCGAATCGTGAATGATGATGTTCCCTCTTTTTTAAAGGGATTTCGGATATTTTCTCTGGATATGGGCAGCCTTCTGGCGGGAACCCGTTTCCGGGGGGACTTTGAAGAGCGGATGAAGAGGGTCCTCAAAGACCTTGAAAAGCTGAGTAAGTCCATACTGTTCATCGATGAAATCCATACCATTATCGGTGCCGGAGCAGTTTCCGGAGGTAGTATGGATGCTGGAAATCTGCTCAAACCAGCCCTTGCAAAGGGGCAGCTTCGCTGCATCGGCAGTACAACTTATGATGAGTATACAAAACACTTTGAGAAGGACCATGCCCTGGCCAGGCGTTTTCAGAAGATTGATATTCCGGAAACCACAGTGGAAGAAACTTTGAAAATTCTAAGGGGCCTTCAGGATGTCTATGAGATTCACCACGGTGTCCGGTACTCTGAAGAAGCCCTGGAAGCGGCTGTCAGGCTTTCTGATCAGTATATCAACGAAAAACACCTCCCCGATAAAGCTATCGATCTGATCGATGAGGCAGGAGCCTGGAAGGCCCTGAAGCAGGAAAAAGAAGGGGCTCCTCCCGACTCTCTTCCCGAAGTGACAGAGCAGGACATCGAAAAAGTGGTTGCCTCTATCGCCAGGATACCAGAGAGGAGCGTCTCTGCCAATGAAACGGATAAGCTTCGTGATCTGGACAAGGCCCTGAAGAAAAACCTTTTTGGCCAGGATGAGGCTGTCGATGCGGTGACCCTGGCGATCAGACGATCCCGGGCCGGTTTCCGGCAGGATCATAAACCCGTCGCCTCCTTTCTTTTTGTCGGCCCCACGGGGGTAGGGAAAACAGAGCTGGCCCGTTTGCTTGCCTCTGAATTGGGTGTGTCCCTCCACCGGATAGATATGAGTGAGTATCAGGAGAAACACACTGTGTCCCGACTCATCGGATCACCTCCCGGTTACGTGGGATATGAAGAGGGGGGATTATTGACCGATACAATTCGGAAAAATCCCCATGCAGTTCTTCTGCTGGATGAAATTGAGAAGGCCCATCAGGATGTGTTTAACATCCTTCTCCAGATGATGGATTATGCCACTGTCACGGATAACATGGGCCGGAAAGCGGATTTTCGGCATGCTGTCATCATCATGACCTCCAATGCGGGAGCCCGAAACCTCGGCAGAAGTCAGATAGGATTCGGTGACCGGGTCATGAATGGGGAAATCGTGAATGATGAGGTCAAGAGGATATTCACCCCCGAATTCAGGAATCGTCTGGATCAGATTATAACCTTTGCCAATCTGCCGGATGATGTTGTGATATCAATCGTTAAAAAGGAACTGGCCGGCTTTGAGACACAACTGGCCGCACGGAATGTTTCCCTGGAAGTCAGTGACTCCTGCATCGAGTTTCTGGCAAAAGAAGGGTATTCTCAGGAATACGGAGCCCGGAATATCTCCAGACTGATCGATGAAAAGATCAAGACATTCTTTGTGGATCAGGTCCTTTTCGGTAGTCTGGTTTCGGGTGGCAAGGCCCGGGCCGATATGAAAGACGGGGCTGTCTTCATTGAGGTTCTCCCCAGTGAGGGATGAGGAATTTCCCTGGCTGGAATACGACCAGTATTTCCCCTTTCCTCCCGAAGAAACCTGGGAGGATGATATCGTGGGAGTCGGGGGGAATCTGTCTCCAGGGCTCTTGATCTCTGCCTATTCCCAGGGTGTCTTTCCCTGGTTTAATGAGGGGGAGGACATCCTCTGGTGGAGCCTGGACCCCCGCTTTGTCTTGTATCCTGAAAACCTCAGGATCAGCCGGTCCATGAAAAAAGTCCTCAAATCCGGAAAATTCAGGGTCACCCTTGACTGCGCTTTCAAGGATGTCATGACAGGTTGCGGCAAGGTGCCCCGGAAGGATCAGGATGGTACCTGGATCTCTGGTGACATGTTAAAAGCATATTCAACTCTTCATGAATTGGGCTTTGCCCATTCTGTTGAAGTCTGGGAGGATGAGAGCCTTGTCGGGGGCCTATACGGTGTGTCCCTGGGGCGTGCTTTTTTTGGTGAATCCATGTTTGCCATCAAGGCAAATGCCTCCAAGACAGGATTTATCGCCTTGTCTTCTTTTCTGGAGGAGAAGGGATTTTCCTTTATTGACTGTCAGCAGCATACGGAACATCTGGGATCTCTGGGAGCCTGTGACGTACCCCGCAGCCGTTTCCTCAAGGAACTTCGGATGGCGCTGAAAGAAGGTACAATTCGGGGAAACTGGTCTGTTCTCTTTCCGGGATTTCCTGTATCTACTCAATGGAATAGACTGACAAGGCAGAACCAGGAGGTTCAAGGCTGAAAAAGGGGATTCTTTACCTCATTTTACTCCTGATCTCTCTTCTCTCTCTTTCTGCCCAGGCCGGTAATTTGAATGAAACAGACATTCTGGAACAGGAATACAGAAAGGGCCGTCTTGTGGATCTGGCTTTATCGGATATTTCCAAGGGCAACTACAAAGGCGCCCTGACCTACCTGGATGCTGCGATTGCCCTATCTCCACAAGAGACGACTCTGTATGAATTAAGGCTGTCGGTTCTTGATATTGTTATCCTCACTGAAGGAGGGGATACAGGCTCAGATATTGATCCGGAAGATCCGAATTTTACTGAGTTTTATCACCCTGATGATGAAGAAATTATCACCCCGGACTTTGCCCGGGAACTCCTCTCAGAATCTCAGAGGGAAGATCCCCGTATCAATAGAAATGCATTTTCTCTGACCCTGGGTGGTTCCTATGGTTTGACCCAGCCGGTGTATTTGGAGAATAATCTGGTTTTGTCAGGGGATATCACCACTCCCATACATCCCTTTTACCGACTTTCAGTGGGAACCCGATATTTTTTTAATGAATCCGTACGTCAATTTGGAATTGCTGCCCGATATAAGGGAGTGTTCAATAAGGAGGATCAGACTGATATGCTGGAGCATCAGTTTGACTTTACCTTTCATTACAGGGGGTTTTTTGCCGAAACCCTGGAGAGCAGGATGATTCTGGGAGCCAAGATAGGGGTAGGATATCTATTTCTGAAGGAGATGGAGAATGGGGAAATCCGTCCTTTGGAAAGTCACAATTCTCTTATAGCTGGTTTTTATTTTGAGGACGCCCTGCTGAGGTATCTATTCAAGGAGCAGAAGCTTTTTAAAAAGATTGTCATGGAATTTGATTTTGACTTTATCTTTTTTTCAAGCTTCAACGAAGTAAGTATGGTCCAGTTCTTAATGGGCATGGGCTACCAGTTCAACGAGGATTGGTCTCTGGGTATCTTCAATGAAATATTCAACAGTCCTGTCAATATCCAGGAAACAAACTCCTGGGAAGCCGGGATGAAATTGAAATATACCTATTAATCAGGAACATATTGCATAAAATGTGCCATCCGTCCGGGTTGCGCCCAGTTACAGGTCCCTTCCATATTCTGTTGTTTTAAGATTCTATTAATTCCAGGATGTTTCAAATCTGTAAGGACTCGTCGGGCTTCTTCTTCTGATCCAAAGGAACAGGCCGCCTGAAGGGCCTGATTCGGAATCCATGGTTTTCCCTCAAAAGTATGAAATATCCGGGGATTAAAATCCTTTTTTCCATAGGCCTCCCAGACGATTTTCCAGGATGAAAAAGTATAGGGTCCTACCCCTAAAAGGGTCCAGAATCTCCCCATTTTCATGGTACTGCCCAGCATGCTTCCCTTTCGGCTGGTCAGCTGATCCTTTTGATCTGATAAATATTGATAGGCCAGAGGATATTTTTTGATCTCTTCCAGTCCTAATACTTTTCCATTTCTCTTGTAGGGTAGAAATATAAAGCGGTTTGCCCTCTCTTTTCCCTTAAATTGTTCAGATGTAATCAGCGGGTAGACCAGCTGATCAGGCAGTAATACGGATCTGCTTTTATTGTACAGCCGTACTGTGTCTTCACTTTCTTTTTCGAGGCGGTCAAAGATGAAAATTTGATTACGTCCTCCCGTATTGATACCCTGTCTGGGACG includes:
- the clpS gene encoding ATP-dependent Clp protease adapter ClpS, producing the protein MAGQNSFDSDFLNQVDEGLKEPDMYRVLLLNDDYTTQDFVVEVLVTIFHKQPVDATRIMLDVHKKGRGMVGLFTFDIASTKVKQVKELAKQREYPLKCVMEKA
- the clpA gene encoding ATP-dependent Clp protease ATP-binding subunit ClpA, coding for MDISQELQIIVNAAYQEARSRKHEYFTPEHLLLTTLDFDAPREMLESCGADPDLIIEQLEEFFTKNIEVVSGAEPVQSEGLQNIIERSMLQMSSAGKDIIHIGDLLVAILDEPESFASYYMKKSGVNRLELLSVVSHPIEDELEGVNSMDSDSEDAAEELSSQEGRGHRQDRKSKSALAQYTTDLTRLAEEGKLEPLIGREDILERTIQILSRRLKNNPVHVGEPGVGKTALTEGLAYRIVNDDVPSFLKGFRIFSLDMGSLLAGTRFRGDFEERMKRVLKDLEKLSKSILFIDEIHTIIGAGAVSGGSMDAGNLLKPALAKGQLRCIGSTTYDEYTKHFEKDHALARRFQKIDIPETTVEETLKILRGLQDVYEIHHGVRYSEEALEAAVRLSDQYINEKHLPDKAIDLIDEAGAWKALKQEKEGAPPDSLPEVTEQDIEKVVASIARIPERSVSANETDKLRDLDKALKKNLFGQDEAVDAVTLAIRRSRAGFRQDHKPVASFLFVGPTGVGKTELARLLASELGVSLHRIDMSEYQEKHTVSRLIGSPPGYVGYEEGGLLTDTIRKNPHAVLLLDEIEKAHQDVFNILLQMMDYATVTDNMGRKADFRHAVIIMTSNAGARNLGRSQIGFGDRVMNGEIVNDEVKRIFTPEFRNRLDQIITFANLPDDVVISIVKKELAGFETQLAARNVSLEVSDSCIEFLAKEGYSQEYGARNISRLIDEKIKTFFVDQVLFGSLVSGGKARADMKDGAVFIEVLPSEG
- the aat gene encoding leucyl/phenylalanyl-tRNA--protein transferase yields the protein MRDEEFPWLEYDQYFPFPPEETWEDDIVGVGGNLSPGLLISAYSQGVFPWFNEGEDILWWSLDPRFVLYPENLRISRSMKKVLKSGKFRVTLDCAFKDVMTGCGKVPRKDQDGTWISGDMLKAYSTLHELGFAHSVEVWEDESLVGGLYGVSLGRAFFGESMFAIKANASKTGFIALSSFLEEKGFSFIDCQQHTEHLGSLGACDVPRSRFLKELRMALKEGTIRGNWSVLFPGFPVSTQWNRLTRQNQEVQG